The following coding sequences lie in one Myxococcales bacterium genomic window:
- a CDS encoding transposase: MNHVHGHRYKRHYGSPRMTAELKDQGFLVNHKRVARLMKAHGLCAKPPKKKAKTTDSAHALAVADNALARDFTVGQGQVR, encoded by the coding sequence ATGAACCACGTACACGGCCATCGCTACAAGAGGCACTATGGCAGCCCGAGAATGACCGCTGAGCTCAAAGACCAAGGCTTTTTGGTGAACCACAAACGGGTGGCCCGGCTGATGAAAGCGCATGGGCTTTGTGCAAAGCCGCCGAAGAAAAAGGCGAAAACGACCGACTCGGCCCACGCGCTTGCTGTGGCTGACAACGCGCTTGCTCGTGATTTTACAGTCGGACAAGGCCAAGTGCGTTAG
- a CDS encoding DDE-type integrase/transposase/recombinase — protein sequence MYVAVILDVTTRAWLGYSVQGHLRSSLVQDALRMATEHTTLLPELFHADRGSQYACESFRVELGKLHAQLSMSRKGNCWDNAVAESFFSTFNREVAVSFLDLEDARREIYDYFCFYNQERGTLRLDKHVHGLMKKCLTQTTEKWHN from the coding sequence GTGTACGTGGCGGTCATCTTGGATGTCACAACGCGAGCATGGCTTGGCTACAGCGTCCAGGGGCATCTGCGCTCCTCGTTGGTGCAGGATGCGCTTAGGATGGCCACAGAACACACCACGCTGCTCCCTGAACTTTTCCACGCCGACAGGGGCAGTCAGTATGCTTGTGAAAGCTTCAGGGTTGAGCTCGGCAAGCTCCATGCACAGCTGAGCATGTCACGCAAAGGCAACTGCTGGGATAACGCCGTGGCGGAAAGTTTCTTTTCAACGTTCAATCGTGAAGTGGCCGTTAGCTTTTTAGACCTTGAAGACGCTCGTCGCGAAATCTATGACTATTTCTGTTTTTACAACCAAGAACGAGGCACTCTTCGCTTGGACAAACATGTCCACGGTCTTATGAAAAAATGCTTAACTCAAACAACCGAAAAGTGGCATAACTAA